Below is a genomic region from Thalassophryne amazonica chromosome 3, fThaAma1.1, whole genome shotgun sequence.
cctgagcctggttctgctggaggtttcttcctgttaaaagggagtttccttcccactgtagccaagtgcttgctcacagggggtcgttttgaccgttggggttttacataattattgtatggccttgtcttacaatataaagcgccttggggcaactgtttgttgtgatttggcactatataaaaaaattgattgattgattgatacagttTCAAAGTAATGAGATTACCAACATTACTAATTCCACTGCACAGCACTAACGCCACCTACTGGACTACAGCTCAGCCTGTTGTACGTTTGTGCATTGCTGGATTTGATTGGTGACCTTGCAAACATTTGTaacatatacaaataatgaatgcttatgagttcaaCAGCACGAATATTTCATTCAGTTAAAGCCGAATGAAATATGTGTACCATTGATAGAATgaaaaatcattcattatttgtcttatatgacagctaaaatagatccttgtcatttgatattttattaatttataaacaacagaagagttttacattttggtgttcatcagtggtgtttaacagtccaacacaaactttaaataggagtccaaaattgttcttagtcaacttacaaaaaacaaatctgacgatgtagtccgtgacgccctgcactgactttgtgtccaGACTGCCATCTGATTTCCTctctccagcgaaaaatcacatcagaaatttgtccagctcttcatcTTGGGAGTGGCCTGTTGTGTGCACAGACTGATTCACACACAGATTATTGTGTGCACAGATTAttctcttactgagaataatctctttgagctactgcagtctgcttttagaaaatatcattccacagagacggctcccactaaagtggtgaatgatcttctgcttacaatggattcggacaccactacggttctgctgctgttagatctcagtgctgcatttgatacagtggatcatcatattctacttgataggctggaaaatcattttgggaatactgggagtgcccttgcatggctgacgtcatacttgaccagtcgttctcactgtgtttcgtacagtaacactacctctaaccttaatgatatgaaatttggggttccacaggggtcgtcttaggccccctgcttttttccctttatatagcaccccttgggcacatattgcggcattttgggattacctttcactgctatgcagatgatacgcttttatacatgccgataactgctggtaatctcgtttacataaaatccttagaagattgccttgcagcagtgagaagttggatgtctagaaacttcctacttttaaactctgataagactgaaatgatggttcttggtccagtgagacatcggcatcaatttgaccagttaacgctcagcctcggctcgtgtgtcatacaccacactgacaaagtgaggaaccttggggtaatttttgatccttcgttgtcctttggcctccacattagaaatattactaggactgctttcctccacctgcaaaatatagcgaagattcatcccatcctgtctatggctgatgctgagaccctgatccatgcatttatctcttctagtttggactactgcattgttctattttctggtttaccgcagtctagcattaggggtttccaactggttcaaaatgctgcagccagacttttgacacgaagcagaaagttcgaccacattacacccattttggcatctcttcactggcttcctgtcccagtgagatcagattttaaggttctgctactaacctataaaattattcatggactggcaccctcctacctagctgacgtaattaaaccttacgtaccggcccgggctttacgttctcagggtgcaggactactttgtgtccctagggtgaataagaagtctgcgggtcacagagctttctcttatcgtgcccctgttctgtggaatgatctccctgcatcaataaaacagtcagattctgtggagactttcaagtccagacttaagacgcacttattttccctttcatatggctagcatactggtagtttggttttacgctttttactcttttaattcatttattagtaattggagcgggctgcggcctcaacgttacccaaattctgggtcttttagtgaagtttagggctagtggccggtgatcacttagtatttctctgtttttcttgttgtttaatgctggcaaattatacagtattttttttgtctttctgatgcctggttctgttttttctttctgtttaaggtgcagctccatccagagatgggagttgtgtttgtgttggcaatcctcctgtcctgtgcgccaatagcatttcttgtatattcgtccctgaattgttctgtaatttatggttgtagcatggcccaagcagagggtcacccctttgagtctggtctgcttgaggtttcttcctcagagggagtttttccttaccactgttgctctgggggttggtaaggttagaccttatctgtgtgaaacgctttgaggcaattctgttgtgatttggtgctatataaatgaaaataaattgaaatgaaattgaattgaaatcttaacttcatcctcttcatcctaacagctcttgatGCCTCCAGGCGGCTtacggcgtagtggatttgtttttttattgtgttagaagaattagcaccatcaattagctccttcaaatcgtcgtctgtaagcaaaacaaactccgccatgtttagctaaacgtggGCAGTGgtcgcagcatgcaatggtacaaaatgtatggaaccatatttgcacggtaaatggaaccaaatttgcacgcaaaatgcaacacaacacaaatgggacaaataatccatgtcacatgacatacaaagcaccaatcaaatgacaagtatcCACTCAGCCATCATAAATTCCTCTGTACGACGGTGATGTGATTTAGTTCAGTGCTGCTAACAACTACAAGCTTCACCCTCTTTGACACCTTGATTATTATCACCAAACTTAATGTTGATTCCTACTCCTTAAGACATTCATAGCATCTTCTGCTGGAAGTGAGAACAACTTCAATCAGTCCAACTAAATAAACTGACATCCTGCATGAACGGCTGtgaatttcttttcttttgtctCACTTTCTGTACTTTTCTGGTGAATAATTCATTGAACAATGTTGTAGATTCAGCTGTACAGCAGGATGACACACACAGGTTGAAGATGTATTTTGATCAGGCAGGTCAAAAACACAACTTGGGGAGATTTACATGTCAAACGTTATGTCAATGTGTGAGTCTGACACTGCTGAAAATGAAACTGAAATGGTTCAACACTCAACCTGCAGCAAAGGTCAACAGTATGAATCCTGTCTGTTGGAAATACTGAACTTTGCTGCCTGTAAACATTTTCTGTACAATCATTTCACTCAGTTGTACATTTTATACTAACACTGTGTGGTGAATCCAAACAAATACTTGAATCGCTAACAAATCTGAGCCACATTAATTCCATACTGTAATACTGTTCCAAATAAGAGATGATCCTGATTACAAGAGGCTCCTCCCTTTACATGGCATCTTTTTGGAAAAACACCTTCTGGAaaccaaacctttttttttttttaataaagaacAGGCTTTTATTTGAAAAATCATGCTAATAAAATTACAGTGAGAGGCAAAAAGCTTAAATTGCATAAAGCAGAAGCGCAATAACAACAATGCAAGCTGTCTGACCTCGACTCCTCAGATCATTGTCATGTCATCCACTTCACCAAAGGCAGAACTTCCTGTGCACGCACAAAATTTGGACAATGGTATAAGATCAGTTTTACGGTCTGAGAAGTTTTTGGACAGATTAAACACCCAAAAGATCTTAAGAGTACAAAAGaagaaactgatttttttttttttttttttaatctttaaccATTCAGTGGCCAGAAACAAACAGAACGAGGACAATGTGCATGAACCAATATTCTCTTGGAGCCTGGTCCAAAGAGTAGAAAGAGCGTGAAGTAAAAAGTGCCTGACATTGTGTAATTCTGTCGCACTCTTGAAGATAAATTCTCTCATGACACCGTTGGAGCAGAAAATGTCATATTTGCCAGActgtcagttgtttttttttttatacttgttTCATTAGTCCTGTGACTTACATTTCGAAGCAACTAATACATGAAAAAATACTGTATCTATGCCCGTTAGATGGCACAGTCTGTGCACACAAGCCGCTCCCATATACTGATCTGAAAGTGGCAGTGTGATTTGCACTGTGGagcagtaggtggcagtaatgcaccaataAGCTGGATATCAACCGCGGTAAAACAAGAAGTTCTGAACAAGactttgaaccagaatttttttccccaactagtttgttccaaacagaaactttattttaacGATTCTAGTTCCACCCCAAAACTGAAATTCCCGAACAGGTTAGAACAAAAAATATTCCTAAACCGGCTTATAACGTTCCATGTCAGctatgggacacacacacacacaaaaaaacactgtATACGGTGCTGTAATGCTCGCtcaaaaaatggagaagaggaCATTGGAGTGTACTGGAGCAGATAGCAGAAgctacaaattttcaaaatgggacactgagtaaaataaagagaaagacggtccactctgatcacctgaaatagacATTGAGTATTTAAAGCGAAGCACTgtttcctgtatttttttttaaaggcacagCGTTGTGTCGCTCTCAGCCTCGCAGACCAAAATAACAGACCGCTAGCTTAGcctggaatttagtgcagaatacCCACTGTGGTGATAGTGGATTTTCAGGGAGAGAAAtttatcaagttgagactgtggcctggttCCGCAGATGTGTccttaaaaatcatagagggatatgttttgcagACTTAAACACTGCTACATTGGATGAcagtgaaattgaggatggcccactggctgttccagcaatattaaaTATTCCATGTATACTATCTACAatccgcatggaatgtctcaaacctaaacctacttccaggcaccttatacatgctactctggaaccacccctaaatctgaACAGTCcatctgtcaaccccactgaggacttttattctgggtctcattaacatcagatcactgtcctcaaaattattgttgcttaatgatctaattatggatcatcacttacatatgactgggttatgtgaaacctggcttaaacctacagttgtccttcccttaaatgaggcctgcccaccggcatacacatttagtcacatccctcgtgatgtgaagcaaggcgggggtgttgcttttatatataaatccaggtttaaatcatttatgaaaattgtggatgcattaggattccagcaatgcattcaggactcgacgcatattagtggaaataccctggacttggttctcgcacatggtattgctgtcacgaacattGACGTCacacctcttgcatcagtggtctctgaccactcacttattaggtttacagttttgctgccgcatttagtggaacaaccttgTTTATTACTGTGGCGATGCATTAACTCCTCGAAGTCAAAACTAGATTGCCTGGTATCTTAGCTTTGCGTTTGgagaatgcccaatcagtagatggtcttgtggatagtttaaattcagtgcCCAAAATTACACTTTTACACACTATTACATACTAAAATTACACAAGATTGCGCCACCTCTATTAAAACTACGCCTTCCCAAAACACactcgccttggttcaatggtcacttgcgtgacctcaggcaaaaggctagaggtttagaacggaaatggtgtagctccaaattagaagtattccaccttgtgtggcgtgatgctatttttcgactataagcatgcactactggccacaaagtgggcctattactctgatttgatcaataaaaacaagcataactcaaagctcTTGTTTGAAACAGTGTTAATACTTATCCAAAGACAACCAccttaagtcgctctccttttttagcacaggacttcttggattacttcgtgAAGAAAATAgaggacattaggttgaacatatcccagcatgccttaacccagccactacaccctgctattgaggtgggtgctaccactgaggtgttacttagatttacagaatttgatagtatctcactcggcatgctgatgaaacttgtaacatctacaaaaagcaaaacctgcttatttgatcctattccaacaaaattgtttaatatatatatagcgaagattctttccatcctgtctatggctgatgctgagaccctgattaatGCAGTTGTCTCTTTTAGATTTGATTATtgaaatgttctgttttctgggttaccacagtccagcactaGGTGTCTCCaattggtccaaaatgctgctgccagacttttgacacgaagcagaaagttcgaccacattacaccctttttaccatctcttcactggcttcctgtctctgtgagatcagattttcagGTTCtattactagcctataaaactgttcacagactggcgccttcctacctagttgatctaattaaaccctacgtaccggccaggctTTGCTTTTGCAGGACGCAGgattacttagtgtccctagggtgaataaaaagtctgcaggtcatagaccTTTTTCttatgcccctgttttgtggaatgatctccctgtgtcaataaagcagtcagattctgtgaagactttcaagtccatgcTTAAAACGCACTtgttttctctttcatatggctagcatattggcatattGTGTTACTacgcttttatttttatttttttaatcttttattgTACCATTTTTTaatctcttaattcattttatttttgttttctaaattgttttgtgtgaagcgccttggggtgactctgttgtgatttggcgctatattaaatgaataaactgaaattgaattgaccgAGCGCTAGCCCACCGCTGTCCATTGAGTTGTTCATCAACTAAAGCTCCAGTTTCACGTGACCATTCATGCAGtttgactgtttcaaatattaaaaccattcacacactgagtaaatataaagtcttaatctgacttgTTACattgtttcagtcggattcatcatcacaacctGATGATGTCTGGAAAATACCTTATTGTGGAAATTAATGAAGAAATGCTGcaattttaaagaagtcccttagcatttctctgctctgggtgtgtttcTGAGCCTGATCCAGAGAACTCCAGTGCTTTGTCCcatcaacaacaagaaaaataagttGTTTTAAATGGAGTGTGACATCCTCACTGGGTCACTGTAAATGGAAACATTTTCAAGAaccaaataaataacaatattaactggttgctttcttttttttttcccctaccaAAATCCCAAAGGTTTCTGGTATTTGTTTTTGCACCACGAACCGGTTCAAAGCTTTGGTTCTGAATGAAAAAGATGTGGTGGTCCATGCGAACAAGTAAAATGAATAAATCATGCTCTTAATCTGAAAGACCTTACTCCTGAATAAAGAGAGGGAATAACCTAACCTTCATATTACTCTGCATTCCGTTTGCAATTTGTGGTAGAGCCAGGAAAGCAACGAAGAGGACAGCTAAGCTAAGGTAAGCCTAACTATGTGTTAAAATGTATAGGagttttaaaatatttaattacatTTAGTGAGATCATCATGCACACATTTAGGCCCCCTCCTGgtaaagttttgaaatgttaGTTTTATTTGGTGTATTTTTAATCAGTTCAAAGCAGGAATAAATCTTTGTTTTTAGTTCAGGTGACAGTATTTGCAGAGCTAATCCTTCATCAGTTATTCTACCTTCCCTTGCTCCACTGGATAAAATGCCACACACAGTCCCCCCCTTTTATTTCAACATCCTTCACACTATTTTCCTGTAATATTGAAGATTGCCTTCCCTAAattaaaggttttttgttttgttttttacatttgtaGTAAACTGCTGACTACGAATGTAAAATTTCTCCAACCTAATACCTCACCTTACGTGCATTaataaaacacctgaaccaaggctGAGCTTATGGTGGAATAATGTAGGTCCATTGTTGGAATAAGATATGGGGGGGACAACAGCAACTGATTTGTGCATATGTCAGATTGCCCATATAATCATGCTGAGGGTCAGATGTGGTTATTTTGCATCACCTCTTGTTGTGGATACACGACAGGTGTCAGTGTAGGCCCTTTTTTTCCACAGATGTATTTCTCAGAAAAACCTCTACTCGTATATTTGGACCAATACAGTACTTTTTCTTTAATATGaacaaattaaaagaaaacagTTTGGGAACACAGTGGTTTGCAAATGGCTAAAAATGGTAAAATTGGCAGAACTCATTCTCCTTGTGACTGCATCTGCTTGCAGAAGGCCTCAAACTGCTGCTGCTCCAGCTCTGTCATCACTTTGTTCAAGGCATAAATCTTAAAACAGAAGCAGAAACTGTTCAGTCAAACTGAGGACGAATCAGTCACATCACACGTTACATTACTATGTGCACATACAGCAACATCAGTGTAGCAATACTTTGTTTTAAAATTGAAATACTGACAAGCTGAGGCTGCAGTTAAACTGTGCAGTTCGTGCAACTACTGAAATCTAAACCTAAACATCTCATCCCCCCAGTTACACTGGATTTTTGCCAACTCTTACAAATAAAATCTGATTTCTGTTTAGACTGAAAAGCGGGTCTCTGCAGAAAATGTTTGGAAACAACCAGTTTAGCATTTTACTGCTTTTTAAATTGGTTTTTCAAGCTCGGAACAAGTAATCAGTGCAAACTAAAGGTAAAAATTGATATTTTTCATGTTCGTGTTTCAAAATCCAACCTGTCAAACATTATTCAAAATGTGCCGTGTCCTATGGTTGCATACATAATTGACTCCACTAAAATATGATTTGTGACCTAATTTTGACGGGCAAGTGTCCAGACCATCACTCACTTAATCAATCACTTAATGCAGCCTGGACAAACAGCAACTAGACATCAGACACAAGTCGCACTCTGTGACGCCTTATAGTCACCTCTGCTCTCTGCCTCTGTTTCTGCTCTTGCTGTGCTGATTTCTGTTTGGTTCTGTCTCCTCTGGTCGGAGTGGAGTTCAGCTTCGACTTGTCTTTACGGCAGGCCGGCTCCATGGTTATGCAGCGCGCCACTCGACCACCCTGACAAAACACACCTCATAAAGTTACGATGTCTTGGTTGCCTGCAAAGACACAAACTCGTCCAAACGTTTCAGAGATCTTTTACTTAAGTTCTTACTAACAAGCACAAACTGTAAGTAGTCCAAATAATTTCTAATATGCTGAGGCAGATTGCAGTGGCTGTTTAATACACGATTAGTGAGTCTTCTTCTCAGCAGGACCCCAGAGTTTTGGAGAAAGTAGTACTTTTCTGACTTTAGCAGAAGAACACCATCAGGACAAAAGAAATGGCACCAATGTGTTCAACTAGGTTTTCCAGTCCAAAAACAAAAGATATTTGATTTATACTGATAAAATTAGACAGAAAAAAGCTTTACACAAAGCATGACATCTCCTTTGTACAATAATTGAAATTCCTAAGCACCAAAATAGGTGACAATTTTATTGTCTTTTTTGATAAGATTGTATGTTACTTAACTCATTACCTTCTCAGACACACATGTCGAAATAAAGCGTACACTCTAAACAGTATCAGTTGACAGATGCACGAGGACACTTCAGCTGTATTCAATGACCATCTCCACCTTCAAAACATATAAGGAATTATGAAAGTACAACGGgtcaaataagtattgaacacatcaccatttttcactAGAATTTCACTAGAACAACTTTTCActagatgttggtaacaacccaagtaatccagacatacaaagaaatcaaaccatagatgttcataaagtaagttatgtgtaataatgtgaaacgaCAGGACAAAacatattgaacacctgaagaaagggaggtgcaaaaagacatggaaagccaagacaccagctgaaatctatcagtaattggaaagcaatcctgccccttctcagtgcaaattaatatcagttggttcagtcccaactgatggcctataaaaaagtTTATCATTACCAAAACACATCtcgtgatgggtaaaagcaaggaGCTCTCTCAAGCTCTTTCCAACCTCTTTGTTGCAAAACATATTGATGACACTGGtttcagaaggatttctaaacttctgaatgttccagtgagcaccatGGGGCCATAATCTcaaaagtggaaagaacatcatttcaccataaaccggccaTCTCCAGaagctcctcacaagatttctgacacagtgaaaagaattatcagaagagttgtccacaAACCAACAACCACTTGTAGAAAGCCAAACaataacaataagtaatgcactcaaccaccatggcctgtatgcacgctcaacgcacaagactccattgcagaagaaaaagcatgttggaggtttgctgcacaacatttagacaagtctGTGAAATACAGAGAGAAtacagtctggtcagatgagaccaagagTGAACTCTTTGAATACCATAATACACACCGTGTTTGGAGGTAAAATGGTGCATGGAATTTAACCCAATTTCATCTGTTGTTTTGAAACGCTCAGAAATATAACTGCGGGAAGTGATTTGCATGACGTCACCTTGGGGACCTCCCTACAGGGCCATTTCGGGCTGGTGTGTTGAAACGGACGGGAAGAAAGCAAGTTTAGGATTGGCTGTTTTTGGTGCAGTTTCAtgttgaatacatcaaaatggtgAACAGCTGTGTTGTGAGAGGGTCCAACAACACCAGTTGTGATGTTTATTAGGTGCACAGTTTTTaagattttgagagaaaagtgggAGCATTTTTTCCACGCCTCCCagaaagacttaaaaaaaattcagCCGACCTCAGCATGGGAGATGGGCTTCAAAAAATGTGAATCTAAACAAAGATGCTGTCCCTTCCGTTTGTGTGGCCAGCAGAACAGCAACAAAGAGCGATGCCTCCACAAAACCGTGTCTATGTCGCAATGATGGAGACAAAATGTCTTCTCACACACACTATGCCATGAGCCGTTGAGTCTCGCAGAGGAAGCCACAAACGTTTATCCAGTTTTAGAGAACTGTGACCATGAAGAGTCGGAGAGAAAGCAAGGGTGGGTGACAACAGTGGACAGCTGTGTTTGTGATCATAACGGGAGAGCTGTGACCTGGACACAGGATTGGCTCCCAGCCATTTGTGCTAACGACATGGATTTTTACTGGATCAGACTGTGcacggacaaatgaaagaatgaagCAACACCAGCGTGATGACGGTTATCAGCTCTTTACTGACTCTCATGTAGAACTCATACAATTTGGAAGTATTGAAATACCGATTTTGTTTACATATGGACACGTGTGGAACCAGAGCAGCGCCAGACAGCAGAACAAGATTTTACACGGCTGCTGTGTGCAAACTGGAGGAGTAAAATCAGCAGGATGCAGGCATCTTTCAGAGTATATATTTATTACTGCCTTGCTTGTACTTATCCAATCGTATTTAGATGTACTAATgtactaatgttttttttttttctgaatacactgcAAGttacaaatgaggtggagatggacaTACTTCATtggcaaaatacaagaatttgacttgaaagccaaattaaagccattCTATACAAAAATCAATCCGGATTAACTGTGCGTACTGGAATAGTCCaagcattcgccctattgagatatcccataatcccttgcatgccagagagtcgctgcagtctaaaaaacatagagaatccacatgacaacaattgaaaatgaacattatactaccaaaatataatttttttaatacttttcaTGACGTTGAAGACtactgcatgagaccctgaaaacgtacaaaacaaatattccaaatattctgtctgctacatttaatctgcatggatcttcataaatgcaaaccaaatttcagacatcttatatacaagactctggaacaaacagcacaaacactGCTGTAAAGGACTATAAGCAGGGCGTTAAAGAACAAACCTCCCTTACCTCCAGAACGATATGAACAGAAAGCGATTgcggctcacagcgattcccactgaaaataacggaggaacaacctgagcttctcgtatgtttacataaaataaacacaagaaCAACAGCtaaaaaaaacccagataatacatTCATgacagttttatgttgcgatgttaatgctgttgtccgtgtgcaggggTTAAATTGCACCCTGATCAGACtgactcaatgcatttctcagtgtTAATGAGATCTTGCAGAGTGACGAACTCtctgaagttttgcgggatttaaacctcaatagggcgaatgaagtGGACTGCAACTGGCCGCAGAATGACCTTCAGGCAGCTAAAGGTCAGTCCCCAAGGTGATGTCACAATTCTGGTTCAAAATGGCTGTGGATCTGCATTGCATTTTTAAGACGAACTCtggcttatttt
It encodes:
- the svbp gene encoding small vasohibin-binding protein: MEPACRKDKSKLNSTPTRGDRTKQKSAQQEQKQRQRAEIYALNKVMTELEQQQFEAFCKQMQSQGE